From the genome of Fusarium fujikuroi IMI 58289 draft genome, chromosome FFUJ_chr06:
CTTGGGAAAGGAGTTTTGGATACAAAAAAGAGTTGAGAATGCCAATATCATTGCTGCGAGTTTTTGTACATAGATACCATAGTTCGTaggaaaatataatagttattgTTTTGTATGCTTGCGCTCACCTCGTTGTTATGAATGAGCCTTCTATCTGGGTATTCCACATTTATCTTGAACCCGAGGGCACAGCCTACTTCTGTTTCTGTGCCTTGATATGCTCACCATGAAGCTCTTGTACCGCGGGAATAATGAGCGAttcaatctcaacatctgGCTCTTGACTTGGCAGCTCCTCTGCCACAAGCGGCCTGCCCTCAGCTTCTCCCCAACCGCCCTCTCTCGGCACACGCACCCAGTTATCGTCCCTCTTAGGACTCACAAACACGACTTCCCACTTGCGCGTGGATAGAAGATTTCCAATGACGAGATGGTGCTGATATCGATCAAGACTGTAGCGAGCCTTGCGAACAAGAAGCGCTGGGTCCGTCTCAAGCTTGAAAGACACAATCATGCCCTCTGGCGCCCATCCATCCACGAGATTCTTGAGAAACTTGGGGACAGGGTCGAGATCGATGACGAGGCGCTTTGAGCGTGGGACAGAAGGCGAGGAGTCAAAGTTATCAAaagtctcttcatcgtctggTCGCTTCTGCTCAACGGCGTTGGTTGACTGGATCTTGTGCTCGGCCATACGATCAGGAGGAACGAAGAAGTCCGACACGGCTGCGGCGAGGTAGAGAAGACCTGACGGACCAAGAGGGCGCATGAGTCGGGCAATTTCTCGCAGCTCATGGAGATAGTCGACAATAGTGACAAAGGGCAGTGTGAGAAGCATATTGTCATCCCTCGCCTTGCGATACTTTCTCAACACCTCCTGCATCTTATCCTGCACCTCACTCCTCACACCAATTCTTCCACTTCCATCCTCAGTCAAAAAGTCTAGGAAGCAATCGGTAGCATGCGAATAATGTCGCGAGTACGGCAGCAGACTGAACTGAcgatggaggaagatgacggCATATCCAGCTTCGAGAAAGTACTCGGCGCTCGTAGCACCACGAGTTCCAGCACTGAAGTTGTCGATGTACCGAACAGTCTGCTTCTCAAGAG
Proteins encoded in this window:
- a CDS encoding probable phosphopantothenate-cysteine ligase, with product MATPANTAAEALASEQTYFAQNPPPRNLSAHTALAAGFISSHAAAGRRVVLVTSGGTTVPLEKQTVRYIDNFSAGTRGATSAEYFLEAGYAVIFLHRQFSLLPYSRHYSHATDCFLDFLTEDGSGRIGVRSEVQDKMQEVLRKYRKARDDNMLLTLPFVTIVDYLHELREIARLMRPLGPSGLLYLAAAVSDFFVPPDRMAEHKIQSTNAVEQKRPDDEETFDNFDSSPSVPRSKRLVIDLDPVPKFLKNLVDGWAPEGMIVSFKLETDPALLVRKARYSLDRYQHHLVIGNLLSTRKWEVVFVSPKRDDNWVRVPREGGWGEAEGRPLVAEELPSQEPDVEIESLIIPAVQELHGEHIKAQKQK